Proteins encoded within one genomic window of Hemitrygon akajei chromosome 13, sHemAka1.3, whole genome shotgun sequence:
- the cckar gene encoding cholecystokinin receptor type A isoform X3 produces the protein MAGAIVPSSRVRRVQEPVMETVSHLLLNLTEMPRVTGPTGSRSRSGCEGDKCQQAVRPPKDLDQTVRIFLYCLFFVLSVLGNVLIITVLLRNKRLRTVTNSFLLSLAVSDLMLCLFCMPFTLIPNLLKDFIFGSAVCKAVAYFMGISVSVSTFSLVAISLERYSAICKPLKSRVWQTKSHAFKVIAATWLLSVTVMLPYPIYNTLVPFTRANNSTGNMCRLLWPNDFTQQFWYVFLLLILFLVPGIVMMIAYGLISRELYSGIRFEMESRKRSQA, from the exons ATGGCTGGGGCAATTGTACCGTCCAGCAGAGTGAGGCGCGTTCAGGAGCCAGTGATGGAGACGGTTTCTCATCTGCTGCTGAATCTCACCGAGATGCCGAGAGTGACAGGTCCAACCGGGAGCAGGAGCCGGAGCGGCTGCGAGGGTGACAAGTGCCAGCAGGCTGTCCGTCCGCCCAAAG ACCTGGATCAGACTGTGCGGATATTCctttactgtctgttttttgtgtTGAGCGTGCTTGGGAATGTCCTGATCATCACCGTCCTCCTGAGGAACAAGCGGCTGCGCACTGTGACCAACAGCTTCCTGCTCTCGCTGGCGGTCAGTGACCTGATGTTGTGCCTCTTCTGTATGCCCTTCACCCTCATCCCCAACCTGCTCAAGGACTTCATTTTCGGAAGCGCCGTCTGCAAGGCCGTCGCCTACTTCATGG GTATCTCTGTTAGTGTTTCTACCTTCAGTTTGGTGGCGATTTCCCTGGAGAGATACAGTGCCATATGTAAACCGCTTAAATCCAGGGTCTGGCAAACCAAGTCTCACGCCTTCAAGGTGATTGCCGCCACTTGGCTGCTCTCCGTTACGGTGATGTTACCGTACCCCATCTACAACACCTTGGTTCCCTTCACCAGGGCAAACAACAGCACCGGCAATATGTGTCGACTCCTGTGGCCGAATGACTTCACTCAACAATTCTG GTATGTTTTCCTTCTGCTGATCCTGTTTCTGGTTCCCGGAATAGTGATGATGATTGCTTATGGGTTGATATCCCGCGAGCTATACAGCGGCATTCGGTTTGAAATGGAAAGCAGGAAGAGGAGCCAAG CATGA
- the cckar gene encoding cholecystokinin receptor type A isoform X1: MAGAIVPSSRVRRVQEPVMETVSHLLLNLTEMPRVTGPTGSRSRSGCEGDKCQQAVRPPKDLDQTVRIFLYCLFFVLSVLGNVLIITVLLRNKRLRTVTNSFLLSLAVSDLMLCLFCMPFTLIPNLLKDFIFGSAVCKAVAYFMGISVSVSTFSLVAISLERYSAICKPLKSRVWQTKSHAFKVIAATWLLSVTVMLPYPIYNTLVPFTRANNSTGNMCRLLWPNDFTQQFWYVFLLLILFLVPGIVMMIAYGLISRELYSGIRFEMESRKRSQERSGSYASNYEDGDGCYMQSVRRKRTIEMQPLSSSTNAKISRARSSSSTANLMAKKRVIRMLIVIVIMFFICWTPIFCANAWRAFDKVSADRFLSGTPISFIHLLSYTSACVNPVIYCFMNERFRQACFATFTCCSKQRPLPREIEDEGRTITASLSRCTYTNVSPPS, encoded by the exons ATGGCTGGGGCAATTGTACCGTCCAGCAGAGTGAGGCGCGTTCAGGAGCCAGTGATGGAGACGGTTTCTCATCTGCTGCTGAATCTCACCGAGATGCCGAGAGTGACAGGTCCAACCGGGAGCAGGAGCCGGAGCGGCTGCGAGGGTGACAAGTGCCAGCAGGCTGTCCGTCCGCCCAAAG ACCTGGATCAGACTGTGCGGATATTCctttactgtctgttttttgtgtTGAGCGTGCTTGGGAATGTCCTGATCATCACCGTCCTCCTGAGGAACAAGCGGCTGCGCACTGTGACCAACAGCTTCCTGCTCTCGCTGGCGGTCAGTGACCTGATGTTGTGCCTCTTCTGTATGCCCTTCACCCTCATCCCCAACCTGCTCAAGGACTTCATTTTCGGAAGCGCCGTCTGCAAGGCCGTCGCCTACTTCATGG GTATCTCTGTTAGTGTTTCTACCTTCAGTTTGGTGGCGATTTCCCTGGAGAGATACAGTGCCATATGTAAACCGCTTAAATCCAGGGTCTGGCAAACCAAGTCTCACGCCTTCAAGGTGATTGCCGCCACTTGGCTGCTCTCCGTTACGGTGATGTTACCGTACCCCATCTACAACACCTTGGTTCCCTTCACCAGGGCAAACAACAGCACCGGCAATATGTGTCGACTCCTGTGGCCGAATGACTTCACTCAACAATTCTG GTATGTTTTCCTTCTGCTGATCCTGTTTCTGGTTCCCGGAATAGTGATGATGATTGCTTATGGGTTGATATCCCGCGAGCTATACAGCGGCATTCGGTTTGAAATGGAAAGCAGGAAGAGGAGCCAAG AGAGAAGCGGCTCCTATGCCAGCAATTACGAGGACGGAGATGGGTGTTACATGCAGAGCGTAAGGCGTAAAAGGACAATCGAAATGCAACCATTGTCAAGCTCTACTAATGCTAAGATAAGCAGAGCGAGAAGCAGCAGCTCTACGGCGAATTTAATGGCAAAAAAGCGAGTGATCCGCATGCTGATTGTGATTGTGATCATGTTCTTCATCTGCTGGACTCCTATATTCTGTGCTAATGCTTGGCGGGCGTTTGACAAGGTTTCCGCCGACAGATTCCTGTCCGGGACCCCAATTTCATTCATCCATTTGCTCTCTTACACGTCCGCGTGCGTAAACCCCGTCATCTACTGTTTCATGAATGAACGATTCCGCCAGGCTTGCTTCGCGACTTTTACCTGTTGTAGCAAGCAGCGGCCACTGCCCAGAGAGATTGAGGACGAGGGTCGCACCATCACCGCTTCCTTATCCAGATGCACTTACACCAACGTCTCACCCCCCTCTTga
- the cckar gene encoding cholecystokinin receptor type A isoform X2: MAGAIVPSSRVRRVQEPVMETVSHLLLNLTEMPRVTGPTGSRSRSGCEGDKCQQAVRPPKGISVSVSTFSLVAISLERYSAICKPLKSRVWQTKSHAFKVIAATWLLSVTVMLPYPIYNTLVPFTRANNSTGNMCRLLWPNDFTQQFWYVFLLLILFLVPGIVMMIAYGLISRELYSGIRFEMESRKRSQERSGSYASNYEDGDGCYMQSVRRKRTIEMQPLSSSTNAKISRARSSSSTANLMAKKRVIRMLIVIVIMFFICWTPIFCANAWRAFDKVSADRFLSGTPISFIHLLSYTSACVNPVIYCFMNERFRQACFATFTCCSKQRPLPREIEDEGRTITASLSRCTYTNVSPPS; this comes from the exons ATGGCTGGGGCAATTGTACCGTCCAGCAGAGTGAGGCGCGTTCAGGAGCCAGTGATGGAGACGGTTTCTCATCTGCTGCTGAATCTCACCGAGATGCCGAGAGTGACAGGTCCAACCGGGAGCAGGAGCCGGAGCGGCTGCGAGGGTGACAAGTGCCAGCAGGCTGTCCGTCCGCCCAAAG GTATCTCTGTTAGTGTTTCTACCTTCAGTTTGGTGGCGATTTCCCTGGAGAGATACAGTGCCATATGTAAACCGCTTAAATCCAGGGTCTGGCAAACCAAGTCTCACGCCTTCAAGGTGATTGCCGCCACTTGGCTGCTCTCCGTTACGGTGATGTTACCGTACCCCATCTACAACACCTTGGTTCCCTTCACCAGGGCAAACAACAGCACCGGCAATATGTGTCGACTCCTGTGGCCGAATGACTTCACTCAACAATTCTG GTATGTTTTCCTTCTGCTGATCCTGTTTCTGGTTCCCGGAATAGTGATGATGATTGCTTATGGGTTGATATCCCGCGAGCTATACAGCGGCATTCGGTTTGAAATGGAAAGCAGGAAGAGGAGCCAAG AGAGAAGCGGCTCCTATGCCAGCAATTACGAGGACGGAGATGGGTGTTACATGCAGAGCGTAAGGCGTAAAAGGACAATCGAAATGCAACCATTGTCAAGCTCTACTAATGCTAAGATAAGCAGAGCGAGAAGCAGCAGCTCTACGGCGAATTTAATGGCAAAAAAGCGAGTGATCCGCATGCTGATTGTGATTGTGATCATGTTCTTCATCTGCTGGACTCCTATATTCTGTGCTAATGCTTGGCGGGCGTTTGACAAGGTTTCCGCCGACAGATTCCTGTCCGGGACCCCAATTTCATTCATCCATTTGCTCTCTTACACGTCCGCGTGCGTAAACCCCGTCATCTACTGTTTCATGAATGAACGATTCCGCCAGGCTTGCTTCGCGACTTTTACCTGTTGTAGCAAGCAGCGGCCACTGCCCAGAGAGATTGAGGACGAGGGTCGCACCATCACCGCTTCCTTATCCAGATGCACTTACACCAACGTCTCACCCCCCTCTTga